The Achromobacter pestifer genome includes a region encoding these proteins:
- the ftsL gene encoding cell division protein FtsL, producing the protein MGRVNLIVAALLMLSAISLVTSRYQSRQLFIELGRDQAQARDLETNWRRLQLDRAELARNARVDAIAREGLKMISIVPDRTLYMNQPPASANGGAQ; encoded by the coding sequence ATGGGTCGCGTCAACCTGATCGTTGCGGCTTTGCTGATGCTGTCGGCCATTTCCCTGGTCACCAGCCGGTATCAGTCGCGCCAGCTCTTTATCGAGCTGGGCCGTGATCAGGCGCAGGCGCGCGACCTTGAAACCAATTGGCGGCGCCTGCAGCTGGACCGCGCCGAACTGGCCCGCAACGCGCGGGTCGACGCCATCGCGCGCGAAGGCCTGAAGATGATCTCCATCGTTCCGGACCGCACGCTGTACATGAATCAGCCGCCCGCCTCCGCCAATGGAGGCGCGCAATGA
- the murD gene encoding UDP-N-acetylmuramoyl-L-alanine--D-glutamate ligase, which translates to MNTMETSRADAPLVLILGLGETGVAAARWCARSGARLRVADTRAEPGGLEALRDSLAQSEVEYRLGCDESFDTALLDGVNQVVLSPGLAPAQAPAAELLREAEARGIEIVGEIELFARALADLAETREYRPRLLAVTGTNGKTTVTALTRQLVEASGLSVVAAGNISPAALTALMEALDTESLPQVWVLELSSFQLETTRTLMADAAVVLNVTQDHLDWHGSMQAYAQAKARLLKMARVAIVNRDDPYTVDMVATLNALNVRSFGRDVPELVGDMGLELGQGVAWLVACEPNDFDEPAPPVRRKKDAPEPVRAKGRMSRLMPVDALRIRGIHNALNALAALQLARCLDLGWGAMLRALREYTGEPHRAAFVRTIGGVDYINDSKGTNVGATVAALEGLGQPVVLIAGGQGKGQDFSPLIPVVAQHARAVMLIGLDGPEIGRVLAPTGVNCVTVETLRDAVRGAAELAQPGDAVLLSPACASLDMFRNYPHRGQVFVEEVEDLARDRGEIA; encoded by the coding sequence ATGAATACGATGGAAACCTCCCGCGCAGACGCGCCGCTCGTCCTGATCCTCGGATTGGGCGAGACGGGTGTCGCCGCCGCTCGCTGGTGCGCCCGATCGGGCGCCCGCTTGCGCGTGGCCGACACACGCGCCGAACCGGGCGGGCTGGAGGCGTTGCGCGACTCGCTGGCGCAAAGCGAAGTGGAATACCGCCTGGGTTGCGACGAGTCTTTCGACACGGCGCTGCTGGACGGCGTGAATCAGGTGGTGCTGAGCCCCGGCCTGGCGCCGGCGCAGGCGCCCGCGGCCGAACTGCTGCGCGAGGCCGAGGCCCGCGGCATCGAGATCGTCGGCGAGATCGAATTGTTTGCGCGCGCGCTGGCTGATCTGGCCGAGACGCGCGAGTACCGCCCGCGCCTGTTGGCCGTGACCGGCACCAACGGCAAGACCACCGTCACCGCGCTGACGCGCCAACTGGTCGAGGCCAGCGGCCTGTCGGTCGTGGCGGCGGGCAACATCAGCCCGGCCGCGCTGACCGCGCTGATGGAGGCGTTGGACACCGAGTCGCTGCCGCAGGTCTGGGTGCTGGAACTCTCCAGCTTCCAGCTGGAAACCACGCGCACGCTGATGGCCGACGCAGCCGTGGTGCTGAATGTCACTCAGGATCACCTGGACTGGCACGGCAGCATGCAAGCCTACGCGCAGGCCAAGGCCCGCCTGCTGAAGATGGCCCGCGTGGCCATCGTCAACCGCGATGATCCGTACACCGTGGACATGGTCGCCACCCTGAACGCGCTGAACGTGCGCAGCTTCGGCCGCGACGTGCCGGAACTGGTCGGCGACATGGGCCTGGAGCTGGGCCAGGGCGTGGCCTGGCTGGTGGCCTGCGAACCCAACGATTTCGATGAGCCCGCGCCGCCGGTGCGCCGCAAGAAGGACGCGCCCGAGCCGGTGCGCGCCAAGGGCCGCATGAGCCGCCTGATGCCGGTGGACGCCTTGCGCATCCGCGGCATCCACAATGCCCTGAATGCGCTGGCCGCGCTGCAGCTGGCGCGCTGTCTGGACCTGGGCTGGGGCGCCATGCTGCGCGCGCTGCGCGAATACACGGGCGAACCGCATCGCGCCGCCTTCGTGCGCACGATCGGCGGCGTCGACTACATCAATGACAGCAAGGGCACCAACGTGGGCGCCACCGTCGCCGCGCTGGAGGGCCTGGGCCAGCCGGTGGTGCTGATCGCCGGCGGCCAGGGCAAGGGCCAGGATTTTTCGCCGCTGATTCCGGTGGTGGCGCAGCACGCGCGCGCCGTGATGTTGATCGGCCTTGACGGCCCCGAGATCGGCCGCGTGCTGGCGCCGACCGGCGTGAACTGCGTGACGGTTGAAACGCTGCGCGACGCCGTGCGCGGCGCTGCCGAACTGGCTCAGCCGGGCGATGCCGTGCTGCTGTCGCCCGCCTGCGCCAGCCTGGACATGTTCCGCAACTATCCGCATCGCGGGCAGGTGTTCGTGGAAGAGGTCGAAGACCTGGCTCGCGACCGTGGAGAGATCGCATGA
- the mraY gene encoding phospho-N-acetylmuramoyl-pentapeptide-transferase translates to MLLEIARMLSDDVRALGVFEYITLRAVLACATALLIGLVAGPRVIRKLTEMKIGQAVRSYGPETHLVKTGTPTMGGVLILISIAISTLLWADWTNRFVWVVLLVTFGFGWIGWRDDYRKVVYRDPEGMPARQKFFWQATIGMVAAVYLAFAVSAPANTELWPLFKAWVGSGFTMALPTRADLIVPFFKSVSYPLGVLGFVALTWAVIVGTSNAVNLTDGLDGLAIMPTVMVGSALGIFAYVVGRVDYSKYLLFPYIPGAAELMVLCAAIGGAGLAFLWFNAYPAQVFMGDVGALALGGALGTIAVIVRQEIVLFIMGGVFVVETLSVMMQVTWFKYTKRRYGTGRRIFRMAPLHHHFEVGGWKETQVVVRFWIISMMLVLIGLSTLKLR, encoded by the coding sequence ATGCTGCTTGAAATCGCCCGCATGCTGTCTGACGATGTGCGCGCACTGGGGGTGTTCGAATACATCACCCTGCGCGCCGTTCTGGCATGCGCGACCGCGCTGCTGATCGGCCTGGTGGCCGGCCCGCGCGTGATCCGTAAACTGACCGAGATGAAGATCGGCCAGGCCGTGCGCTCCTACGGTCCGGAAACCCATCTGGTCAAGACCGGCACCCCCACCATGGGTGGTGTGCTGATCCTGATTTCCATCGCCATCAGCACACTGCTGTGGGCGGACTGGACCAACCGCTTCGTGTGGGTGGTGCTGCTGGTGACCTTCGGCTTCGGCTGGATCGGCTGGAGGGACGACTACCGCAAAGTGGTCTATCGCGATCCCGAAGGCATGCCCGCGCGGCAGAAGTTCTTCTGGCAGGCCACCATCGGCATGGTGGCTGCGGTGTATCTGGCGTTTGCCGTGTCGGCGCCCGCCAACACCGAACTGTGGCCCCTTTTCAAGGCCTGGGTGGGCAGCGGCTTCACGATGGCCTTGCCGACGCGCGCCGACCTGATCGTGCCGTTCTTCAAGAGCGTGAGCTACCCCTTGGGCGTGCTGGGCTTCGTGGCGCTGACCTGGGCGGTCATCGTCGGCACCAGCAATGCCGTGAACCTGACCGACGGCCTGGACGGCCTGGCCATCATGCCCACCGTGATGGTGGGCAGCGCGCTGGGCATCTTCGCCTACGTGGTGGGCCGCGTGGACTATTCCAAGTACCTGCTGTTCCCCTACATACCCGGCGCGGCGGAACTGATGGTGCTATGCGCCGCGATAGGCGGCGCGGGACTGGCATTTTTGTGGTTCAACGCGTATCCGGCGCAGGTCTTCATGGGTGACGTCGGCGCGCTGGCGCTGGGCGGCGCGCTGGGCACCATCGCGGTCATCGTGCGCCAGGAAATCGTGCTCTTCATCATGGGCGGCGTGTTCGTGGTCGAAACCCTTTCCGTGATGATGCAAGTGACTTGGTTCAAGTACACCAAGCGACGTTATGGAACAGGTAGACGCATTTTCCGCATGGCCCCGTTGCATCATCACTTTGAAGTGGGCGGCTGGAAAGAAACCCAGGTGGTCGTGCGTTTCTGGATCATCAGCATGATGCTGGTGCTGATTGGCCTCTCTACCCTGAAGTTGCGATGA
- the rsmH gene encoding 16S rRNA (cytosine(1402)-N(4))-methyltransferase RsmH: MEFEHRPVLLEPTVDALLLPDFGGKGAARSHQQAGPDTATRAEDGVFVDGTFGRGGHSRELLGRLGKGARLVVFDKDPEAIAVARQLAAADPRVTVVHGGFATMAEELEQLGIGKVDGVMLDLGVSSPQIDDAERGFSFMRDGPLDMRMDTTRGPTVADWLAQASVDEMREVIADYGEERFAFQVAKAIAARRATRPLRTTLELAECVASAVRTREKGQHPATRTFQALRIYINRELEELARTLAAALDLLAPGGRLAVISFHSLEDRMVKQCIAAAARPAAAHARLPLRESEMPQPILRSLGRVLAEDDEVSVNARARSAVLRVAERTETPLPAEGGFAFVKIGSLPGSDLAPPPRRGKGGRR; encoded by the coding sequence ATGGAATTCGAACATCGGCCCGTACTGCTGGAGCCGACGGTGGACGCGCTATTGCTGCCTGACTTCGGTGGCAAGGGCGCGGCACGGTCGCATCAGCAGGCCGGGCCGGATACGGCTACGCGAGCGGAGGACGGTGTCTTCGTCGACGGCACCTTCGGGCGTGGCGGGCACAGTCGCGAGCTGCTCGGCCGTCTGGGCAAGGGCGCCAGGCTGGTGGTGTTCGACAAGGATCCGGAGGCGATCGCCGTAGCCAGGCAACTGGCGGCAGCGGACCCGAGGGTCACCGTGGTGCATGGGGGCTTTGCCACCATGGCCGAAGAATTGGAGCAGCTCGGCATCGGCAAGGTCGATGGCGTGATGCTGGATCTGGGCGTTTCCTCGCCTCAGATCGACGATGCCGAGCGCGGTTTCTCGTTCATGCGAGATGGCCCGCTCGACATGCGGATGGACACCACTCGTGGTCCCACGGTGGCGGATTGGCTGGCGCAAGCCAGTGTGGATGAGATGCGGGAGGTCATAGCGGATTATGGCGAAGAACGGTTTGCTTTTCAGGTTGCAAAGGCGATTGCTGCTCGCCGCGCAACAAGGCCGCTGCGCACCACGCTCGAACTTGCCGAGTGCGTCGCCAGCGCCGTCCGCACGCGCGAAAAGGGGCAGCATCCGGCCACACGCACCTTTCAAGCTCTACGGATTTACATCAATCGGGAACTCGAAGAGCTCGCGCGCACCCTCGCGGCAGCTCTAGACCTGCTTGCCCCGGGAGGGAGGTTGGCGGTGATCAGCTTTCATTCGCTTGAAGACCGCATGGTCAAGCAGTGCATCGCGGCGGCGGCTCGTCCGGCTGCCGCGCATGCGCGCCTGCCCCTGCGGGAAAGCGAAATGCCCCAGCCGATCCTGCGTTCCCTCGGGCGCGTGCTGGCCGAAGACGATGAAGTCTCGGTCAACGCCCGCGCCCGCTCCGCCGTCCTGCGCGTTGCCGAACGTACCGAGACGCCGCTGCCCGCCGAGGGCGGCTTCGCCTTCGTGAAGATCGGTTCGCTGCCGGGCAGCGACCTGGCACCCCCGCCGCGCCGAGGCAAGGGAGGGCGCCGCTAA
- the murF gene encoding bifunctional UDP-N-acetylmuramoyl-L-alanyl-D-glutamate--2,6-diaminopimelate ligase MurE/UDP-N-acetylmuramoyl-tripeptide--D-alanyl-D-alanine ligase MurF — protein MSAKGFLSNPVATVAETVAWLHSRVSLTAHLKLDSRDIEPGDVFVACPGLSSDGRLYIEKALALGASAVLFEAPASDAIQAAAEQAPMLPVTGLRALLGELADTWYGRPSAALAVVAVTGTNGKTSSVQWIAHALSRNDKPCGTIGTLGAVLPDGQTLGGDLTTPDVLTVHRTLAAMRDAGAKAVAMEASSIGIEQGRMDGVRVALAAFTNLTRDHLDYHGTMERYEAAKARLFRWPGLTAAVINADDEAGRRLIADLPAGMAMGYSLSEAQDIPAGMRARDLQATAQGQIFTLVSPHGEAQIVTRLLGAHNVSNLLLVAGVLYQLGLPFAQIARELAATDPVDGRLQTVEPVAHSTQASTGRGPLVVVDYAHTPDALSRALAALRAVATARSGRLICLFGCGGERDPGKRPVMGRIAADLADHVVVSSDNPRTESPEAIVEQILAGIPDSVSPDVLVDRARAIMQTIWAAAPDDVVLLAGKGHETYQDIGGEKLPFDDREWARLALLLPQVQGVSTDTRRIGEGELFVALVGESFDAHNYLDQAEARGACAAVVAHAVPNAKLPQLVLGDTRVALMRIGAAWRARFTLPVVAVAGSNGKTTTKEMISAMLAEWQGETGRLATAGNLNNDIGVPLTLLRLRPEHRAAVFELGMNHPGEIAQLAAIAAPTVALVTNAQREHQEFMHSVEAVAHENGAAIAALPEDGVAVYPGDEPYSAIWDALAEPRRVLRFGLQPGLDVYAEQILADVNATRCRVVTPVGVADLALPVPGLHNLRNALAAIASAIAAGAPLDGAVRALAGFSPVAGRMQHKSMSDGTLLIDDTYNANPDSVRVAVDVLARMAGKRVLVLGDMGEVGDNGPAMHVEVGNYAREQGLDALITLGEASRAAAAAFGERAHACASVDEVVAAMRGLRPSCVLVKGSRFMRMERVVTAFSMNEGTAAKGQGEQNAA, from the coding sequence ATGAGCGCCAAAGGCTTCCTCTCCAACCCTGTCGCCACGGTTGCCGAAACCGTGGCTTGGTTGCATTCGCGCGTGTCGTTGACCGCGCACCTCAAGCTGGACTCGCGCGATATCGAGCCGGGCGATGTTTTCGTCGCCTGCCCGGGCCTGTCCAGCGATGGACGTCTCTATATAGAGAAGGCGCTGGCGCTGGGCGCCAGCGCGGTGTTGTTCGAAGCCCCCGCCAGCGATGCCATCCAGGCCGCCGCGGAGCAGGCCCCGATGCTGCCGGTGACCGGCCTGCGCGCCCTGCTGGGCGAATTGGCCGACACCTGGTACGGCCGGCCCTCGGCTGCGCTGGCCGTCGTGGCGGTGACCGGCACCAACGGCAAGACCTCGTCGGTGCAATGGATTGCCCATGCGCTGAGCCGCAATGACAAGCCCTGCGGCACCATCGGCACCCTGGGCGCCGTGTTGCCCGACGGGCAGACGCTGGGCGGAGACCTGACGACGCCGGACGTGTTGACCGTGCACCGTACGCTGGCCGCCATGCGTGACGCCGGCGCCAAGGCCGTGGCCATGGAGGCATCTTCCATCGGCATCGAGCAGGGCCGGATGGACGGCGTGCGCGTTGCGCTGGCCGCCTTCACCAACCTGACGCGCGACCATCTCGATTACCACGGCACGATGGAGCGGTACGAAGCCGCCAAGGCGCGCCTGTTCCGCTGGCCCGGCCTGACCGCCGCCGTGATCAACGCCGACGATGAAGCCGGACGCCGCCTGATCGCCGATCTGCCTGCCGGCATGGCGATGGGCTACAGCCTGAGCGAAGCGCAGGATATTCCCGCCGGCATGCGCGCGCGCGACCTCCAGGCGACGGCCCAGGGTCAAATATTCACGCTGGTGTCGCCGCATGGCGAGGCCCAGATCGTGACCCGCCTGCTGGGCGCGCACAACGTGTCGAACCTGCTGCTGGTGGCGGGCGTGCTGTATCAGCTAGGTCTGCCGTTTGCGCAGATCGCACGCGAACTGGCCGCGACGGATCCCGTCGATGGCCGACTGCAGACCGTCGAGCCGGTGGCGCACAGCACCCAGGCCAGCACGGGCCGCGGCCCGCTGGTGGTGGTGGACTATGCCCACACCCCCGATGCGCTGTCGCGGGCGCTGGCCGCCCTGCGCGCCGTCGCGACCGCGCGTTCGGGCCGATTGATCTGCCTGTTCGGCTGCGGCGGCGAGCGCGATCCGGGCAAGCGTCCCGTGATGGGCCGCATCGCCGCGGACCTGGCCGACCACGTGGTCGTGTCCAGCGACAACCCACGCACCGAATCGCCTGAAGCCATCGTCGAGCAGATCCTGGCGGGCATTCCCGACAGCGTGAGCCCCGACGTACTGGTGGACCGCGCACGCGCCATCATGCAGACCATCTGGGCGGCTGCGCCCGATGACGTGGTGCTGCTGGCCGGCAAGGGGCATGAAACCTATCAGGACATCGGCGGCGAGAAGCTGCCCTTCGATGACCGTGAATGGGCGCGGCTGGCACTGCTGCTGCCGCAGGTCCAGGGCGTGTCCACCGACACCCGCCGCATCGGCGAAGGCGAACTGTTCGTGGCGCTGGTGGGCGAGAGCTTCGACGCCCACAACTATCTGGATCAGGCCGAAGCGCGCGGCGCGTGCGCGGCCGTGGTGGCGCATGCCGTGCCGAACGCCAAGCTGCCGCAACTGGTGCTGGGCGATACCCGCGTCGCGCTGATGCGCATCGGCGCCGCGTGGCGTGCGCGGTTCACGCTGCCCGTGGTGGCGGTGGCCGGCAGCAACGGCAAGACCACGACCAAGGAAATGATCTCGGCCATGCTGGCCGAGTGGCAGGGCGAGACGGGCCGCCTGGCGACCGCCGGCAACCTGAACAACGACATCGGCGTGCCGCTGACCCTGCTGCGCCTGCGGCCGGAGCATCGCGCGGCCGTGTTCGAGCTGGGTATGAACCACCCCGGCGAGATCGCGCAACTGGCCGCCATCGCCGCGCCCACGGTGGCGCTGGTCACCAATGCCCAGCGCGAGCACCAGGAGTTCATGCACAGCGTGGAGGCGGTGGCGCATGAGAATGGCGCCGCCATCGCGGCGTTGCCCGAGGACGGCGTGGCCGTCTATCCCGGGGATGAACCGTATTCGGCGATCTGGGATGCGCTGGCCGAGCCGCGCCGCGTGCTGCGTTTCGGCCTGCAGCCCGGCCTGGATGTGTATGCCGAGCAGATCCTCGCGGACGTGAACGCCACGCGCTGCCGCGTGGTCACGCCGGTGGGCGTCGCCGACCTGGCGCTGCCGGTGCCGGGCCTGCACAACCTGCGCAACGCCCTGGCCGCCATCGCCAGCGCGATCGCCGCGGGGGCGCCGTTGGACGGCGCGGTGCGCGCCCTGGCTGGTTTCAGCCCGGTCGCGGGCCGCATGCAGCACAAGAGTATGAGTGACGGAACGTTGCTCATCGATGACACTTACAATGCCAACCCCGACTCGGTTCGCGTGGCCGTGGACGTCCTGGCCCGCATGGCCGGCAAGCGCGTCCTGGTGCTGGGCGACATGGGCGAGGTCGGGGACAACGGCCCCGCCATGCATGTCGAGGTGGGCAATTACGCGCGTGAGCAAGGGCTCGACGCGCTCATCACGCTAGGCGAAGCCAGCCGGGCGGCCGCGGCCGCATTCGGTGAGCGCGCGCACGCCTGCGCATCGGTAGACGAAGTGGTTGCCGCCATGCGCGGCTTGCGCCCGTCCTGCGTATTGGTAAAGGGATCGCGCTTTATGCGCATGGAGCGGGTAGTGACGGCTTTTTCGATGAATGAAGGTACGGCGGCCAAGGGGCAGGGAGAGCAGAATGCTGCTTGA
- the mraZ gene encoding division/cell wall cluster transcriptional repressor MraZ — translation MFQGSSALTLDAKGRISIPTRHRDALMSQADGRLTLTRHPDGCLLVYPRPEWEKKREQIAAFPMTARALQRLLLGNAQDVELDSSGRVLIAPELRNASGMTRDVMLLGLGAHFELWDAATLASREAEDLAKGMPDVLNQFSF, via the coding sequence GTGTTTCAGGGAAGCAGCGCGCTCACGCTGGATGCCAAGGGACGGATCTCGATTCCGACCCGGCATCGTGACGCGCTCATGTCGCAGGCCGATGGCCGGCTGACCCTGACACGCCACCCTGACGGCTGCTTGCTGGTCTACCCGCGGCCGGAGTGGGAAAAGAAGCGCGAGCAGATTGCCGCCTTTCCCATGACGGCGCGCGCGTTGCAGCGGCTGTTGCTGGGCAACGCTCAGGACGTGGAACTGGACAGCTCTGGCCGGGTCCTGATCGCTCCTGAACTGCGCAACGCTTCCGGTATGACGCGCGATGTGATGCTGCTCGGTCTGGGCGCGCACTTCGAGCTGTGGGACGCCGCTACCCTGGCCAGCCGCGAGGCTGAGGACCTGGCCAAGGGTATGCCGGATGTGTTGAATCAGTTTTCGTTCTGA
- a CDS encoding peptidoglycan D,D-transpeptidase FtsI family protein, translating to MKRVPFFDNPVLRGQLPTWRARLVLILLFGGFTVLAGRALFLQGLSTEFLQQQGERRYERTLTLAATRGKIMDRNGAVLASSVPARAIWAIPEDAKQATPAQMDTLAKLLETPLADLRHRLVDEDKNFVYLKRQVSMDVADKIKQLGMPGVHQQPETRRYYPDGDVMAHVVGFNSVEDQGQEGVELTFNQQLSGRPGSRRVIKDRLGRVIEDVQAVTLPVDGRDLRLSIDTRLQYLVFKALKDAMDKHQAKGATAVVVDVHTGEILALANVPTFDPNKRETFHGSKLRNQAITDTFEPGSIMKPFTAALALDLGRISTKTLFETGNGRFQYQGSTISDVSRNGTLDVAGVLRKSSNIGMTMISEKLESREMWDRFTELGLGQAPQVGFPGAAPGRLRPWDRWRLIEKATMAYGYGLSVSLLQVARAYTVFARNGDMVSLTLVKRDSDPTSVKIYTPKTTQMVRAMLEAAAGPEGTKAAQVQGYRVAGKSGTARKIVDGKYSMQRYRSSYVGFAPVSDPKIVVAVSIDEPTVGGYYGGAIAAPVFSQIVGGSLRLMGVRPDAPFESTIVAGLKEPGR from the coding sequence ATGAAACGCGTCCCTTTCTTCGACAACCCTGTGCTGCGCGGGCAATTGCCCACCTGGCGCGCGCGCCTGGTGCTGATCCTGCTGTTCGGCGGGTTCACCGTGCTGGCCGGCCGCGCGCTGTTCCTGCAGGGGTTGTCCACCGAATTCCTGCAGCAGCAGGGCGAACGGCGCTATGAGCGCACGCTGACCCTGGCCGCCACGCGCGGCAAGATCATGGACCGCAATGGCGCGGTGCTGGCTTCCAGCGTGCCGGCGCGCGCCATCTGGGCGATTCCCGAAGACGCCAAGCAGGCCACCCCGGCACAGATGGACACGCTGGCGAAGCTGCTCGAAACGCCCCTGGCCGACCTGCGCCACCGTCTGGTCGACGAAGACAAGAACTTCGTTTACCTGAAGCGCCAGGTCTCCATGGACGTGGCCGACAAGATCAAGCAACTGGGCATGCCTGGCGTGCACCAGCAGCCCGAGACCCGCCGCTACTACCCGGACGGCGACGTGATGGCCCACGTGGTGGGTTTCAACAGCGTCGAGGACCAGGGGCAGGAAGGCGTCGAGCTGACGTTCAACCAACAGTTGTCCGGCCGTCCGGGCAGCCGCCGCGTCATCAAGGACCGGCTGGGCCGCGTGATCGAAGACGTGCAGGCCGTGACCCTGCCGGTGGACGGCCGCGACCTGCGTTTATCCATCGACACGCGCTTGCAGTACCTGGTGTTCAAGGCGTTGAAGGACGCCATGGACAAGCATCAGGCCAAGGGCGCGACCGCCGTGGTCGTGGACGTGCATACGGGCGAGATCCTGGCCCTGGCCAACGTGCCGACCTTCGATCCGAACAAGCGCGAGACCTTCCACGGTTCCAAGCTGCGCAACCAGGCCATCACCGACACCTTCGAGCCCGGCTCGATCATGAAGCCGTTCACCGCCGCATTGGCGTTGGACCTGGGCCGCATCAGCACCAAGACCCTGTTCGAAACCGGCAATGGCCGTTTCCAGTATCAGGGCAGCACGATTAGCGACGTGAGCCGCAACGGCACGCTGGACGTGGCTGGCGTGCTGCGCAAGTCCAGCAACATCGGCATGACGATGATCTCCGAGAAGTTGGAATCCCGCGAGATGTGGGACCGCTTCACGGAACTGGGCCTGGGCCAGGCGCCCCAGGTGGGATTTCCAGGTGCGGCCCCCGGCCGCCTGCGTCCGTGGGACCGCTGGCGCCTGATCGAGAAGGCCACCATGGCCTACGGCTACGGCCTGTCGGTGTCGCTGCTGCAGGTGGCGCGGGCCTATACCGTTTTCGCCCGCAACGGCGACATGGTGTCGCTGACCTTGGTCAAGCGCGACAGCGACCCCACCAGCGTCAAGATCTATACGCCGAAGACCACCCAGATGGTGCGCGCCATGCTCGAGGCCGCAGCCGGCCCCGAAGGAACCAAGGCCGCCCAGGTGCAGGGCTACCGCGTCGCCGGCAAGAGCGGCACGGCGCGCAAGATCGTCGACGGCAAGTACAGCATGCAGCGCTATCGGAGCTCGTATGTGGGCTTCGCTCCGGTGTCCGATCCGAAGATCGTCGTGGCCGTGTCCATCGACGAGCCGACGGTCGGCGGCTACTACGGCGGCGCTATCGCCGCGCCCGTGTTCTCCCAGATCGTGGGGGGGAGCTTGCGGCTGATGGGGGTGCGCCCGGACGCACCCTTCGAATCCACAATTGTTGCTGGTCTTAAGGAGCCAGGCAGATGA